In Humulus lupulus chromosome 6, drHumLupu1.1, whole genome shotgun sequence, a single genomic region encodes these proteins:
- the LOC133781624 gene encoding polyadenylate-binding protein-interacting protein 3 isoform X1, protein MDCRSREFPSNDNPSSSSSSLNEALLFATMCIIGLHVDVHVKDGSVYSGIFHTASVENEYGIVLKKARMTKKGQGNSNIVNGEVIDTLVILSGDLVQVVAKGVQLPADGYAGNVACNNAEAVLESIPSAEFSVNDVEKSIKSTVCRENGEQLSRNSMENENGFLPSLMPSNAKKDLEGRNVAEIKDTSGAANDGRQCGYDGLQEFSKEESATKDLGSSSTCVTQINPANERQTATAEKLLPSGASCGPQSLRADLFNGRNTSVSSSVSTSTSSVGDVTSESWHKSVATTQTDQPQISQSHNRSAKEFKLNPAAKTFSPSFTNSTSTTPAIQTVAGLGYMPNHSSATPVPAQSELGLSPFGSHASVPVKILPYGNFPTGNVVAASQFPQPIVGHMGSRMQPLRYSSQYPIQAGPGIVHPNSQSVMVGRLGQLVYVHPVSQEMVQGVTALSSPFARPLSSPHQTQFPKHQGTTAAGQAMQLRVAPPLIASGEQPYAVPLPIPILQQPVLSNRYIHVPGSNNLLNTKFL, encoded by the exons ATGGATTGCAGAAGCAGAGAGTTCCCATCCAATGacaacccttcttcttcttcttcttcactgaACGAAGCCTTGCTTTTCGCCACTATGTGCATCATTGGTCTTCATGTCGATGTTCATGTGAAAGACGGCTCTGTTTATTCTGGAATCTTCCACACTGCCTCTGTCGAGAATGAATACG GTATTGTTTTAAAGAAAGCGAGAATGACTAAAAAAGGGCAAGGCAATTCAAATATAGTAAATGGGGAAGTGATAGATACACTTGTAATTCTTTCAGGTGACCTTGTTCAAGTTGTTGCAAAG GGGGTTCAGCTTCCAGCTGATGGTTATGCTGGGAATGTGGCTTGTAACAATGCTGAAGCTGTTCTGGAGTCTATTCCTTCTGCAGAATTTTCAGTGAATGATGTTGAGAAATCTATCAAGTCCACTGTGTGTAGAGAGAATGGTGAACAGTTAAG CAGGAACTCAATGGAAAATGAGAATGGATTTCTTCCAAGTTTGATGCCCTCAAATGCTAAAAAGGATCTTGAGGGGAGAAATGTTGCCGAG ATTAAAGACACCTCTGGTGCTGCAAATGATGGGAG ACAATGTGGATATGATGGATTGCAAGAGTTTTCTAAGGAAGAAAGT GCTACTAAAGATTTAGGCTCAAGTTCAACCT GTGTCACCCAGATAAATCCTGCCAATGAGAGACAGACAGCTACAGCAGAGAAGCTACTACCTTCTGGAGCATCTTGTGGTCCTCAATCACTAAGAGCAGATCTTTTTAATGGAAGGAATACTTCGGTTTCATCAAGTGTCTCTACTTCAACAAGTTCAGTTGGGGATGTTACCTCAGAGTCTTGGCATAAGTCAGTAGCAACAACTCAAACGGACCAGCCTCAAATTTCACAATCTCATAATAGAAGTGCTAAG GAATTTAAACTCAACCCAGCAGCCAAAACATTCTCCCCATCTTTTACAAATTCCACATCAACAACTCCTGCGATACAAACAGTTGCTGGCTTAGGTTATATGCCAAACCACTCTTCTGCGACACCTGTTCCTGCCCAGTCAGAGCTTGGATTAAGCCCTTTTGGATCTCATGCATCTGTACCTGTTAAGATTCTCCCTTACGGTAATTTTCCAACTGGAAATGTTGTCGCGGCTTCTCAGTTTCCACAACCT ATTGTGGGACATATGGGAAGCAGGATGCAACCACTTAGATATTCTAGCCAATATCCTATTCAGGCTGGACCAGGCATTGTGCATCCAAATTCTCAATCA GTCATGGTTGGACGACTTGGGCAGCTAGTTTATGTACATCCAGTTTCTCAA GAGATGGTTCAGGGTGTGACAGCTCTCTCTTCACCATTTGCACGTCCATTGTCATCTCCCCATCAAACTCAGTTTCCAAAGCACCAAG GAACTACGGCAGCAGGCCAAGCAATGCAGCTAAGAGTTGCTCCACCTTTGATAGCCAGTGGAGAGCAACCCTATGCAGTGCCACTCCCAATTCCGATTTTGCAACAGCCGGTCCTTTCTAATCGGTATATTCATGTTCCAGGATCTAACAACCTCTTGAACACAAAATTTTTGTGA
- the LOC133781624 gene encoding polyadenylate-binding protein-interacting protein 3 isoform X5, giving the protein MDCRSREFPSNDNPSSSSSSLNEALLFATMCIIGLHVDVHVKDGSVYSGIFHTASVENEYGDLVQVVAKGVQLPADGYAGNVACNNAEAVLESIPSAEFSVNDVEKSIKSTVCRENGEQLSRNSMENENGFLPSLMPSNAKKDLEGRNVAEIKDTSGAANDGRQCGYDGLQEFSKEESATKDLGSSSTCVTQINPANERQTATAEKLLPSGASCGPQSLRADLFNGRNTSVSSSVSTSTSSVGDVTSESWHKSVATTQTDQPQISQSHNRSAKEFKLNPAAKTFSPSFTNSTSTTPAIQTVAGLGYMPNHSSATPVPAQSELGLSPFGSHASVPVKILPYGNFPTGNVVAASQFPQPIVGHMGSRMQPLRYSSQYPIQAGPGIVHPNSQSVMVGRLGQLVYVHPVSQEMVQGVTALSSPFARPLSSPHQTQFPKHQGTTAAGQAMQLRVAPPLIASGEQPYAVPLPIPILQQPVLSNRYIHVPGSNNLLNTKFL; this is encoded by the exons ATGGATTGCAGAAGCAGAGAGTTCCCATCCAATGacaacccttcttcttcttcttcttcactgaACGAAGCCTTGCTTTTCGCCACTATGTGCATCATTGGTCTTCATGTCGATGTTCATGTGAAAGACGGCTCTGTTTATTCTGGAATCTTCCACACTGCCTCTGTCGAGAATGAATACG GTGACCTTGTTCAAGTTGTTGCAAAG GGGGTTCAGCTTCCAGCTGATGGTTATGCTGGGAATGTGGCTTGTAACAATGCTGAAGCTGTTCTGGAGTCTATTCCTTCTGCAGAATTTTCAGTGAATGATGTTGAGAAATCTATCAAGTCCACTGTGTGTAGAGAGAATGGTGAACAGTTAAG CAGGAACTCAATGGAAAATGAGAATGGATTTCTTCCAAGTTTGATGCCCTCAAATGCTAAAAAGGATCTTGAGGGGAGAAATGTTGCCGAG ATTAAAGACACCTCTGGTGCTGCAAATGATGGGAG ACAATGTGGATATGATGGATTGCAAGAGTTTTCTAAGGAAGAAAGT GCTACTAAAGATTTAGGCTCAAGTTCAACCT GTGTCACCCAGATAAATCCTGCCAATGAGAGACAGACAGCTACAGCAGAGAAGCTACTACCTTCTGGAGCATCTTGTGGTCCTCAATCACTAAGAGCAGATCTTTTTAATGGAAGGAATACTTCGGTTTCATCAAGTGTCTCTACTTCAACAAGTTCAGTTGGGGATGTTACCTCAGAGTCTTGGCATAAGTCAGTAGCAACAACTCAAACGGACCAGCCTCAAATTTCACAATCTCATAATAGAAGTGCTAAG GAATTTAAACTCAACCCAGCAGCCAAAACATTCTCCCCATCTTTTACAAATTCCACATCAACAACTCCTGCGATACAAACAGTTGCTGGCTTAGGTTATATGCCAAACCACTCTTCTGCGACACCTGTTCCTGCCCAGTCAGAGCTTGGATTAAGCCCTTTTGGATCTCATGCATCTGTACCTGTTAAGATTCTCCCTTACGGTAATTTTCCAACTGGAAATGTTGTCGCGGCTTCTCAGTTTCCACAACCT ATTGTGGGACATATGGGAAGCAGGATGCAACCACTTAGATATTCTAGCCAATATCCTATTCAGGCTGGACCAGGCATTGTGCATCCAAATTCTCAATCA GTCATGGTTGGACGACTTGGGCAGCTAGTTTATGTACATCCAGTTTCTCAA GAGATGGTTCAGGGTGTGACAGCTCTCTCTTCACCATTTGCACGTCCATTGTCATCTCCCCATCAAACTCAGTTTCCAAAGCACCAAG GAACTACGGCAGCAGGCCAAGCAATGCAGCTAAGAGTTGCTCCACCTTTGATAGCCAGTGGAGAGCAACCCTATGCAGTGCCACTCCCAATTCCGATTTTGCAACAGCCGGTCCTTTCTAATCGGTATATTCATGTTCCAGGATCTAACAACCTCTTGAACACAAAATTTTTGTGA
- the LOC133781624 gene encoding polyadenylate-binding protein-interacting protein 3 isoform X2: MDCRSREFPSNDNPSSSSSSLNEALLFATMCIIGLHVDVHVKDGSVYSGIFHTASVENEYGIVLKKARMTKKGQGNSNIVNGEVIDTLVILSGDLVQVVAKGVQLPADGYAGNVACNNAEAVLESIPSAEFSVNDVEKSIKSTVCRENGEQLRNSMENENGFLPSLMPSNAKKDLEGRNVAEIKDTSGAANDGRQCGYDGLQEFSKEESATKDLGSSSTCVTQINPANERQTATAEKLLPSGASCGPQSLRADLFNGRNTSVSSSVSTSTSSVGDVTSESWHKSVATTQTDQPQISQSHNRSAKEFKLNPAAKTFSPSFTNSTSTTPAIQTVAGLGYMPNHSSATPVPAQSELGLSPFGSHASVPVKILPYGNFPTGNVVAASQFPQPIVGHMGSRMQPLRYSSQYPIQAGPGIVHPNSQSVMVGRLGQLVYVHPVSQEMVQGVTALSSPFARPLSSPHQTQFPKHQGTTAAGQAMQLRVAPPLIASGEQPYAVPLPIPILQQPVLSNRYIHVPGSNNLLNTKFL, encoded by the exons ATGGATTGCAGAAGCAGAGAGTTCCCATCCAATGacaacccttcttcttcttcttcttcactgaACGAAGCCTTGCTTTTCGCCACTATGTGCATCATTGGTCTTCATGTCGATGTTCATGTGAAAGACGGCTCTGTTTATTCTGGAATCTTCCACACTGCCTCTGTCGAGAATGAATACG GTATTGTTTTAAAGAAAGCGAGAATGACTAAAAAAGGGCAAGGCAATTCAAATATAGTAAATGGGGAAGTGATAGATACACTTGTAATTCTTTCAGGTGACCTTGTTCAAGTTGTTGCAAAG GGGGTTCAGCTTCCAGCTGATGGTTATGCTGGGAATGTGGCTTGTAACAATGCTGAAGCTGTTCTGGAGTCTATTCCTTCTGCAGAATTTTCAGTGAATGATGTTGAGAAATCTATCAAGTCCACTGTGTGTAGAGAGAATGGTGAACAGTTAAG GAACTCAATGGAAAATGAGAATGGATTTCTTCCAAGTTTGATGCCCTCAAATGCTAAAAAGGATCTTGAGGGGAGAAATGTTGCCGAG ATTAAAGACACCTCTGGTGCTGCAAATGATGGGAG ACAATGTGGATATGATGGATTGCAAGAGTTTTCTAAGGAAGAAAGT GCTACTAAAGATTTAGGCTCAAGTTCAACCT GTGTCACCCAGATAAATCCTGCCAATGAGAGACAGACAGCTACAGCAGAGAAGCTACTACCTTCTGGAGCATCTTGTGGTCCTCAATCACTAAGAGCAGATCTTTTTAATGGAAGGAATACTTCGGTTTCATCAAGTGTCTCTACTTCAACAAGTTCAGTTGGGGATGTTACCTCAGAGTCTTGGCATAAGTCAGTAGCAACAACTCAAACGGACCAGCCTCAAATTTCACAATCTCATAATAGAAGTGCTAAG GAATTTAAACTCAACCCAGCAGCCAAAACATTCTCCCCATCTTTTACAAATTCCACATCAACAACTCCTGCGATACAAACAGTTGCTGGCTTAGGTTATATGCCAAACCACTCTTCTGCGACACCTGTTCCTGCCCAGTCAGAGCTTGGATTAAGCCCTTTTGGATCTCATGCATCTGTACCTGTTAAGATTCTCCCTTACGGTAATTTTCCAACTGGAAATGTTGTCGCGGCTTCTCAGTTTCCACAACCT ATTGTGGGACATATGGGAAGCAGGATGCAACCACTTAGATATTCTAGCCAATATCCTATTCAGGCTGGACCAGGCATTGTGCATCCAAATTCTCAATCA GTCATGGTTGGACGACTTGGGCAGCTAGTTTATGTACATCCAGTTTCTCAA GAGATGGTTCAGGGTGTGACAGCTCTCTCTTCACCATTTGCACGTCCATTGTCATCTCCCCATCAAACTCAGTTTCCAAAGCACCAAG GAACTACGGCAGCAGGCCAAGCAATGCAGCTAAGAGTTGCTCCACCTTTGATAGCCAGTGGAGAGCAACCCTATGCAGTGCCACTCCCAATTCCGATTTTGCAACAGCCGGTCCTTTCTAATCGGTATATTCATGTTCCAGGATCTAACAACCTCTTGAACACAAAATTTTTGTGA
- the LOC133781624 gene encoding polyadenylate-binding protein-interacting protein 3 isoform X3, translated as MDCRSREFPSNDNPSSSSSSLNEALLFATMCIIGLHVDVHVKDGSVYSGIFHTASVENEYGIVLKKARMTKKGQGNSNIVNGEVIDTLVILSGDLVQVVAKGVQLPADGYAGNVACNNAEAVLESIPSAEFSVNDVEKSIKSTVCRENGEQLSRNSMENENGFLPSLMPSNAKKDLEGRNVAEATKDLGSSSTCVTQINPANERQTATAEKLLPSGASCGPQSLRADLFNGRNTSVSSSVSTSTSSVGDVTSESWHKSVATTQTDQPQISQSHNRSAKEFKLNPAAKTFSPSFTNSTSTTPAIQTVAGLGYMPNHSSATPVPAQSELGLSPFGSHASVPVKILPYGNFPTGNVVAASQFPQPIVGHMGSRMQPLRYSSQYPIQAGPGIVHPNSQSVMVGRLGQLVYVHPVSQEMVQGVTALSSPFARPLSSPHQTQFPKHQGTTAAGQAMQLRVAPPLIASGEQPYAVPLPIPILQQPVLSNRYIHVPGSNNLLNTKFL; from the exons ATGGATTGCAGAAGCAGAGAGTTCCCATCCAATGacaacccttcttcttcttcttcttcactgaACGAAGCCTTGCTTTTCGCCACTATGTGCATCATTGGTCTTCATGTCGATGTTCATGTGAAAGACGGCTCTGTTTATTCTGGAATCTTCCACACTGCCTCTGTCGAGAATGAATACG GTATTGTTTTAAAGAAAGCGAGAATGACTAAAAAAGGGCAAGGCAATTCAAATATAGTAAATGGGGAAGTGATAGATACACTTGTAATTCTTTCAGGTGACCTTGTTCAAGTTGTTGCAAAG GGGGTTCAGCTTCCAGCTGATGGTTATGCTGGGAATGTGGCTTGTAACAATGCTGAAGCTGTTCTGGAGTCTATTCCTTCTGCAGAATTTTCAGTGAATGATGTTGAGAAATCTATCAAGTCCACTGTGTGTAGAGAGAATGGTGAACAGTTAAG CAGGAACTCAATGGAAAATGAGAATGGATTTCTTCCAAGTTTGATGCCCTCAAATGCTAAAAAGGATCTTGAGGGGAGAAATGTTGCCGAG GCTACTAAAGATTTAGGCTCAAGTTCAACCT GTGTCACCCAGATAAATCCTGCCAATGAGAGACAGACAGCTACAGCAGAGAAGCTACTACCTTCTGGAGCATCTTGTGGTCCTCAATCACTAAGAGCAGATCTTTTTAATGGAAGGAATACTTCGGTTTCATCAAGTGTCTCTACTTCAACAAGTTCAGTTGGGGATGTTACCTCAGAGTCTTGGCATAAGTCAGTAGCAACAACTCAAACGGACCAGCCTCAAATTTCACAATCTCATAATAGAAGTGCTAAG GAATTTAAACTCAACCCAGCAGCCAAAACATTCTCCCCATCTTTTACAAATTCCACATCAACAACTCCTGCGATACAAACAGTTGCTGGCTTAGGTTATATGCCAAACCACTCTTCTGCGACACCTGTTCCTGCCCAGTCAGAGCTTGGATTAAGCCCTTTTGGATCTCATGCATCTGTACCTGTTAAGATTCTCCCTTACGGTAATTTTCCAACTGGAAATGTTGTCGCGGCTTCTCAGTTTCCACAACCT ATTGTGGGACATATGGGAAGCAGGATGCAACCACTTAGATATTCTAGCCAATATCCTATTCAGGCTGGACCAGGCATTGTGCATCCAAATTCTCAATCA GTCATGGTTGGACGACTTGGGCAGCTAGTTTATGTACATCCAGTTTCTCAA GAGATGGTTCAGGGTGTGACAGCTCTCTCTTCACCATTTGCACGTCCATTGTCATCTCCCCATCAAACTCAGTTTCCAAAGCACCAAG GAACTACGGCAGCAGGCCAAGCAATGCAGCTAAGAGTTGCTCCACCTTTGATAGCCAGTGGAGAGCAACCCTATGCAGTGCCACTCCCAATTCCGATTTTGCAACAGCCGGTCCTTTCTAATCGGTATATTCATGTTCCAGGATCTAACAACCTCTTGAACACAAAATTTTTGTGA
- the LOC133781624 gene encoding polyadenylate-binding protein-interacting protein 3 isoform X4, with product MDCRSREFPSNDNPSSSSSSLNEALLFATMCIIGLHVDVHVKDGSVYSGIFHTASVENEYGIVLKKARMTKKGQGNSNIVNGEVIDTLVILSGDLVQVVAKGVQLPADGYAGNVACNNAEAVLESIPSAEFSVNDVEKSIKSTVCRENGEQLRNSMENENGFLPSLMPSNAKKDLEGRNVAEATKDLGSSSTCVTQINPANERQTATAEKLLPSGASCGPQSLRADLFNGRNTSVSSSVSTSTSSVGDVTSESWHKSVATTQTDQPQISQSHNRSAKEFKLNPAAKTFSPSFTNSTSTTPAIQTVAGLGYMPNHSSATPVPAQSELGLSPFGSHASVPVKILPYGNFPTGNVVAASQFPQPIVGHMGSRMQPLRYSSQYPIQAGPGIVHPNSQSVMVGRLGQLVYVHPVSQEMVQGVTALSSPFARPLSSPHQTQFPKHQGTTAAGQAMQLRVAPPLIASGEQPYAVPLPIPILQQPVLSNRYIHVPGSNNLLNTKFL from the exons ATGGATTGCAGAAGCAGAGAGTTCCCATCCAATGacaacccttcttcttcttcttcttcactgaACGAAGCCTTGCTTTTCGCCACTATGTGCATCATTGGTCTTCATGTCGATGTTCATGTGAAAGACGGCTCTGTTTATTCTGGAATCTTCCACACTGCCTCTGTCGAGAATGAATACG GTATTGTTTTAAAGAAAGCGAGAATGACTAAAAAAGGGCAAGGCAATTCAAATATAGTAAATGGGGAAGTGATAGATACACTTGTAATTCTTTCAGGTGACCTTGTTCAAGTTGTTGCAAAG GGGGTTCAGCTTCCAGCTGATGGTTATGCTGGGAATGTGGCTTGTAACAATGCTGAAGCTGTTCTGGAGTCTATTCCTTCTGCAGAATTTTCAGTGAATGATGTTGAGAAATCTATCAAGTCCACTGTGTGTAGAGAGAATGGTGAACAGTTAAG GAACTCAATGGAAAATGAGAATGGATTTCTTCCAAGTTTGATGCCCTCAAATGCTAAAAAGGATCTTGAGGGGAGAAATGTTGCCGAG GCTACTAAAGATTTAGGCTCAAGTTCAACCT GTGTCACCCAGATAAATCCTGCCAATGAGAGACAGACAGCTACAGCAGAGAAGCTACTACCTTCTGGAGCATCTTGTGGTCCTCAATCACTAAGAGCAGATCTTTTTAATGGAAGGAATACTTCGGTTTCATCAAGTGTCTCTACTTCAACAAGTTCAGTTGGGGATGTTACCTCAGAGTCTTGGCATAAGTCAGTAGCAACAACTCAAACGGACCAGCCTCAAATTTCACAATCTCATAATAGAAGTGCTAAG GAATTTAAACTCAACCCAGCAGCCAAAACATTCTCCCCATCTTTTACAAATTCCACATCAACAACTCCTGCGATACAAACAGTTGCTGGCTTAGGTTATATGCCAAACCACTCTTCTGCGACACCTGTTCCTGCCCAGTCAGAGCTTGGATTAAGCCCTTTTGGATCTCATGCATCTGTACCTGTTAAGATTCTCCCTTACGGTAATTTTCCAACTGGAAATGTTGTCGCGGCTTCTCAGTTTCCACAACCT ATTGTGGGACATATGGGAAGCAGGATGCAACCACTTAGATATTCTAGCCAATATCCTATTCAGGCTGGACCAGGCATTGTGCATCCAAATTCTCAATCA GTCATGGTTGGACGACTTGGGCAGCTAGTTTATGTACATCCAGTTTCTCAA GAGATGGTTCAGGGTGTGACAGCTCTCTCTTCACCATTTGCACGTCCATTGTCATCTCCCCATCAAACTCAGTTTCCAAAGCACCAAG GAACTACGGCAGCAGGCCAAGCAATGCAGCTAAGAGTTGCTCCACCTTTGATAGCCAGTGGAGAGCAACCCTATGCAGTGCCACTCCCAATTCCGATTTTGCAACAGCCGGTCCTTTCTAATCGGTATATTCATGTTCCAGGATCTAACAACCTCTTGAACACAAAATTTTTGTGA